One Mauremys mutica isolate MM-2020 ecotype Southern chromosome 19, ASM2049712v1, whole genome shotgun sequence genomic window carries:
- the TMEM270 gene encoding transmembrane protein 270: MGTHRAMAGLTDVLMELPYVNHVCFYKWLLWKLVPSSRWAAQLPEVADTHVACSEIQNASDQASEQGPEASLPSRHKAVVQGLLNPFCFWLLSLRMSLLAWYFRLWKVQEDVVSNVHLSLESCTNMFFCWAQHLLLGCMLLLLLIWKASQRVQQYVQMQLQRSWRAFERLFVTKLLLLLLTCYWRLESLVAPIAWGPAYCITRLTGLMSWLLQAAFEHTITVASQAEEEGVEMVMMKTERGGRPHAALAPKDSHFLGKEAKVEVSSHGL; this comes from the exons CCTTATGTGAATCATGTTTGTTTCTACAAATGGCTGCTCTGGAAGCTCGTCCCTTCCAGTCGCTGGGCTGCCCAGCTGCCCGAGGTGGCTGATACGCATGTTGCCTGTTCTGAGATACAGAACGCCTCAGACCAGGCCTCTGAGCAGGGGCCAGAGGCCTCTTTGCCCTCGAGGCACAAGGCTGTTGTGCAAGGTTTACTAAACCCCTTCTGCTTTTGGCTGCTGTCTCTGCGTATGAGCCTGCTCGCCTGGTACTTCCGCCTCTGGAAGGTGCAGGAGGACGTGGTCAGCAACGTCCATCTCTCGCTGGAGTCCTGCACCAACATGTTCTTCTGCTGggcccagcacctgctgctgggctgcatgctgctgctgctgctcatatGGAAGGCTTCCCAGAGAGTCCAGCAGTATGTCCAGATGCAGCTGCAGCGGAGCTGG AGGGCATTCGAGAGGCTGTTTGTTactaagctgctgctgctgctgctgacctgcTACTGGCGCCTGGAGAGTCTGGTGGCCCCAATAGCCTGGGGCCCTGCCTACTGCATCACCAGGCTCACCGGCCTCATGTCCTGGCTCCTGCAAGCTGCTTTTGAACATACCATCACTGTCGCTAgccaggcagaggaggagggcGTGGAGATGGTGATgatgaagactgagaggggaggaAGGCCTCACGCTGCCCTAGCACCAAAGGATTCACATTTCCTTGGGAAGGAGGCCAAAGTCGAAGTGTCTTCTCATGGCCTTTAA